From the Streptococcus oralis ATCC 35037 genome, one window contains:
- the rplV gene encoding 50S ribosomal protein L22 translates to MAEITSAKAMARTVRVSPRKSRLVLDNIRGKSVADAIAILTFTPNKAAEIILKVLNSAVANAENNFGLDKANLVVSEAFANEGPTMKRFRPRAKGSASPINKRTAHITVAVAEK, encoded by the coding sequence ATGGCAGAAATTACTTCAGCTAAAGCAATGGCTCGTACAGTACGTGTTTCACCTCGTAAATCACGTCTTGTTCTTGACAACATCCGTGGTAAAAGCGTAGCCGATGCTATTGCAATCTTGACATTCACACCAAACAAAGCTGCTGAAATCATCTTGAAAGTTTTGAATTCAGCTGTAGCTAACGCTGAAAATAACTTTGGTTTGGACAAAGCTAACTTGGTAGTATCTGAAGCATTCGCAAACGAAGGACCAACTATGAAACGTTTCCGTCCACGTGCGAAAGGTTCAGCTTCACCAATCAACAAACGTACAGCTCACATCACTGTAGCTGTTGCAGAAAAATAA
- the rpsS gene encoding 30S ribosomal protein S19: MGRSLKKGPFVDEHLMKKVEAQANDEKKKVIKTWSRRSTIFPSFIGYTIAVYDGRKHVPVYIQEDMVGHKLGEFAPTRTYKGHAADDKKTRRK, encoded by the coding sequence ATGGGACGCAGTCTTAAAAAAGGACCTTTCGTCGATGAGCATTTGATGAAAAAAGTTGAAGCTCAAGCTAACGACGAAAAGAAAAAAGTTATCAAAACTTGGTCACGTCGTTCAACGATCTTCCCAAGTTTCATTGGTTACACTATTGCAGTTTATGACGGACGTAAACACGTACCTGTTTACATCCAAGAAGACATGGTAGGTCACAAACTTGGTGAATTTGCACCAACTCGTACTTACAAAGGTCACGCTGCAGACGACAAGAAAACACGTAGAAAATAA
- the rplB gene encoding 50S ribosomal protein L2, whose amino-acid sequence MGIRVYKPTTNGRRNMTSLDFAEITTSTPEKSLLVALKSKAGRNNNGRITVRHQGGGHKRFYRLVDFKRNKDNVEAVVKTIEYDPNRSANIALVHYTDGVKAYIIAPKGLEVGQRIVSGPEADIKVGNALPLANIPVGTLIHNIELKPGRGGELVRAAGASAQVLGQEGKYVLVRLQSGEVRMILGTCRATVGVVGNEQHGLVNLGKAGRSRWKGIRPTVRGSVMNPNDHPHGGGEGKAPVGRKAPSTPWGKPALGLKTRNKKAKSDKLIVRRRNEK is encoded by the coding sequence GTGGGAATTCGTGTTTATAAACCAACAACAAACGGTCGCCGTAATATGACTTCTTTGGATTTCGCTGAAATCACAACAAGCACTCCTGAAAAATCATTGCTTGTTGCTTTGAAGAGCAAGGCTGGTCGTAACAACAACGGTCGTATCACTGTTCGTCACCAAGGTGGTGGACACAAACGTTTCTACCGTTTGGTTGACTTCAAACGTAACAAAGACAACGTTGAAGCAGTTGTTAAAACAATCGAGTACGATCCAAACCGTTCTGCAAACATCGCTCTTGTACACTACACTGACGGTGTGAAAGCATACATCATTGCTCCAAAAGGTCTTGAAGTTGGTCAACGTATCGTTTCAGGTCCTGAAGCAGATATCAAAGTCGGAAACGCTCTTCCACTTGCTAACATCCCAGTTGGTACTTTGATTCACAATATCGAGTTGAAACCAGGTCGTGGTGGAGAATTGGTACGTGCTGCTGGTGCTTCTGCCCAAGTATTGGGTCAAGAAGGTAAATACGTTCTTGTTCGTCTTCAATCTGGCGAAGTTCGTATGATTCTTGGAACTTGTCGTGCTACAGTTGGTGTTGTCGGAAACGAACAACATGGACTTGTAAACCTTGGTAAAGCAGGACGTAGCCGTTGGAAAGGTATCCGCCCAACAGTTCGTGGTTCTGTAATGAACCCTAACGATCACCCACACGGTGGTGGTGAAGGTAAAGCACCAGTTGGTCGTAAAGCGCCATCTACTCCATGGGGCAAACCTGCTCTTGGTCTTAAAACTCGTAACAAGAAAGCGAAATCTGACAAACTTATCGTTCGTCGTCGCAACGAGAAATAA
- a CDS encoding 50S ribosomal protein L23 — protein MNLYDVIKKPVITESSMAQLEAGKYVFEVDTRAHKLLIKQAVEAAFEGVKVANVNTINVKPKAKRVGRYTGFTNKTKKAIITLTADSKAIELFAAEAE, from the coding sequence ATGAATTTGTATGATGTTATCAAAAAACCTGTCATCACTGAAAGCTCAATGGCTCAACTTGAAGCAGGAAAATATGTATTTGAAGTTGACACTCGTGCACACAAACTTTTGATTAAGCAAGCTGTTGAAGCTGCTTTCGAAGGTGTTAAAGTTGCCAATGTTAACACAATCAACGTAAAACCAAAAGCAAAACGTGTTGGACGTTACACTGGTTTTACTAACAAAACTAAAAAAGCTATCATCACACTTACAGCTGATTCAAAAGCAATCGAGTTGTTTGCTGCTGAAGCTGAATAA
- the rplD gene encoding 50S ribosomal protein L4, translating to MANVTLFDQTGKEAGQVVLNDAVFGIEPNESVVFDVIISQRASLRQGTHAVKNRSAVSGGGRKPWRQKGTGRARQGSIRSPQWRGGGVVFGPTPRSYGYKLPQKVRRLALKSVYSEKVAENKFVAVDSLEFTAPKTAEFAKVLAALSIDSKVLVILEEGNEFAALSARNLPNVKVATATTASVLDIANSDKLLVTQAAISKIEEVLA from the coding sequence ATGGCAAACGTAACATTATTTGACCAAACTGGTAAAGAAGCTGGCCAAGTTGTTCTTAACGATGCAGTATTTGGTATCGAACCAAATGAATCAGTTGTGTTTGATGTAATCATCAGCCAACGCGCAAGCCTTCGTCAAGGAACACACGCTGTTAAAAACCGCTCTGCAGTATCAGGTGGTGGACGCAAACCATGGCGTCAAAAAGGAACTGGACGTGCTCGTCAAGGTTCTATCCGCTCACCACAATGGCGTGGTGGTGGTGTTGTCTTCGGACCAACTCCACGTTCATATGGCTACAAACTTCCACAAAAAGTTCGTCGCCTAGCTCTTAAATCAGTTTACTCTGAAAAAGTTGCTGAAAACAAATTTGTAGCCGTTGATTCTCTTGAATTTACAGCTCCAAAAACTGCTGAATTTGCAAAAGTTCTTGCAGCATTGAGCATCGATTCTAAAGTTCTTGTTATCCTTGAAGAAGGAAATGAATTCGCAGCTCTTTCAGCTCGTAACCTTCCAAATGTGAAAGTTGCAACTGCTACAACTGCAAGTGTTCTTGACATCGCAAATAGCGACAAACTTCTTGTCACACAAGCAGCTATCTCTAAAATCGAGGAGGTTCTTGCATAA